A DNA window from Brassica oleracea var. oleracea cultivar TO1000 unplaced genomic scaffold, BOL UnpScaffold00615, whole genome shotgun sequence contains the following coding sequences:
- the LOC106319790 gene encoding U-box domain-containing protein 38, with the protein MGKSGRLRWNPFSHRSSSSSRQEHNQQQQPPIEFICPISKTIMSDPVVVSSGQTFERVCVQICRDLDFIPKLNELNDSPPDFSTVIPNRNMKSTIEAWCDSVGVERPHPPDYSAVETNLRHQMPPSSSSETEIRVSEQELLRAVADRAPVIYHHADSDLMGRRKPTGDFNSTSSDESVIVAQSPFTPLPLTTRPACFSPSSSSSEIEFSAAAAANSPEEEEIYNKLKSSEVFDQEQGLIMMRKMTRTRDEARVSLCSSRILALLKLMIVSRYSLVQTNSLASLVNLSLEKTNKLTIVRLGFIPLLIDVLKSGSKEAQEHAAGSIFSLSLEDDNKMPIGVLGALQPLLHALRAAESDRTRHDAGLALYHLSLNQTNRLKLVRLGAVQVLFSLVRSGESASRALLVICNLACCSEGRSAMLDANAVGILVGKLREEERRGEESRSSAAARENCVAALFALSHESLRFKGLAKEARLVEVLKEVEERGTERAREKAKKILQLMRERVPEEEEEDGEGTVDWDRVILDSNGSIRSRFRDGGGGRNRMVTQNSSGF; encoded by the coding sequence atggGTAAAAGCGGACGGCTAAGATGGAACCCTTTCAGCCACAGatcctcttcttcatcaagaCAGGAACACAACCAACAACAGCAACCTCCAATTGAATTCATATGTCCAATTTCAAAAACCATAATGTCCGACCCCGTCGTCGTCTCCTCCGGTCAAACCTTCGAACGTGTCTGCGTCCAAATCTGCCGCGACTTAGACTTCATCCCCAAACTCAATGAACTTAACGACTCTCCGCCCGATTTCTCCACCGTGATCCCTAACCGCAACATGAAATCAACAATCGAGGCCTGGTGCGACTCCGTCGGCGTGGAACGACCTCATCCGCCGGATTACTCCGCCGTGGAAACCAATCTCCGGCACCAGATGCCGCCGTCATCGTCGTCGGAAACGGAGATCCGCGTCTCGGAGCAGGAGCTGCTGAGAGCGGTGGCGGACCGAGCTCCCGTGATATACCACCACGCTGACTCTGACCTAATGGGCCGGAGAAAGCCCACCGGGGATTTCAACTCCACTAGCTCTGATGAATCGGTGATCGTGGCCCAAAGCCCATTTACTCCTCTCCCTCTAACAACCCGGCCCGCTTGCTTCtccccttcctcttcctcctccgaaATCGAATTCTCCGCCGCCGCCGCTGCGAATTCgccggaagaggaagagatctaCAACAAGCTCAAAAGCTCCGAGGTGTTCGATCAGGAGCAGGGATTGATCATGATGAGGAAGATGACCCGGACCAGAGACGAAGCTAGGGTTTCGCTGTGCTCCTCGAGGATCCTCGCTCTCCTCAAGTTGATGATCGTGTCTAGATACAGCTTAGTGCAGACGAACTCTCTAGCTTCTCTAGTGAACCTATCTCTGGAGAAGACCAACAAGTTAACGATCGTACGGTTAGGATTCATCCCTTTATTGATCGACGTGTTGAAGTCAGGATCAAAAGAGGCGCAAGAGCACGCCGCGGGTTCGATCTTCAGCCTCTCCTTGGAAGACGATAATAAAATGCCTATAGGAGTTTTAGGCGCGCTTCAGCCGCTTCTCCACGCGCTTAGAGCGGCCGAGAGTGACCGTACGCGCCACGACGCGGGTCTAGCGTTGTATCATTTGTCTTTAAACCAAACGAATAGGTTGAAGCTTGTCAGGCTTGGAGCTGTTCAGGTTCTGTTCTCGTTGGTTCGGTCTGGCGAGTCCGCGAGTAGAGCGCTTTTGGTTATATGCAACTTGGCTTGCTGTAGCGAAGGACGGTCGGCGATGCTTGATGCTAACGCGGTGGGGATACTTGTTGGGAAGCTGAGGGAGGAGGAGAGGAGGGGGGAGGAGAGTCGTTCTTCGGCGGCGGCGAGGGAGAATTGCGTGGCGGCGTTGTTCGCGTTGAGTCACGAGAGTTTGAGGTTTAAGGGGTTGGCGAAGGAGGCGAGGTTGGTGGAAGTGTTGAAGGAGGTTGAGGAGAGGGGGACGGAGAGAGCGAGGGAGAAGGCGAAGAAGATTCTTCAGTTGATGAGGGAGAGGGttccggaggaggaggaggaggatggtgAAGGGACGGTTGATTGGGACAGAGTTATTCTTGACTCGAACGGGTCGATTCGGTCGAGGTTTagagatggtggtggtggtcggaACAGAATGGTCACTCAGAATTCTTCTGGCTTTTAA